The bacterium genomic interval GGAGCTCAGATATTAGTAGATTTAGGATTAACTACTATTCGGCTTTTAACTAATAATCCTAAAAAGATAGTAGGATTAGAGGGTTATGGTTTAAAGATTGTAGAAAGAGTTCCTATCATTATTAATCCTAATGAATTTAATCTAGATTATTTAAAGACCAAGAAAGAAAAATTAGACCATCTTTTATAGCACTTATTAATGAAAATTTGACATAGAGCAAATTAATTTAACTCCAAATAAGTTTATCTTTTATTACTCGGTATTATTTCCTATGTCAAGTTTTCGTTAATAACTACTATATGCAATCCATTAATTAAGTTGACATACCTCGTAGGGAAAATCCACCCCCTAACCCCCGCCAGCGGGGGATAGGGACGAGGCTGTCCCCCGCTGGCGGGGGTTAGGCTTGTCCCTGTCCGAAAAAGGCAACGAAACAAAACGGACATTCACAAGCCTGTCCCCCGCTGGCGGGGGTTAGGGGGTGGAAATACAACTATTATGTCAAGTTATTTATCAGATTGCATATATAGAGATATAAGTTAGGTATCCTTTAAGATTTAGGAGATAATTTTAAAGAATAAAAATTTAATGGAGGTATAAAATGCCAAAAATATGTGAAGGAAGTTTTGATGCCAAAGGACTTAAGTTTGCTCTTATTATTTCTCGTTTTAACGAATTTATTACTAAAAGACTAGAAGAAGGAGCTTTAGATGCCTTGCTAAGAAATAGTGCCTTGGATGATAATATTACTATCTATCGAGTTCCTGGTTCTTTTGAAATTCCATACCTGGCTTTTAAACTTGCCAAAAACGAAGATTTTAATGCTATTATTTGCTTAGGGACGATCATAAGAGGATCTACTCCTCATTTTGAATATATTTGCAATGAAAGTGCTAAAGGTATTGCTCAAGCGGCTATTTCTTCTGGAAAGCCAGTAATATATGGAATTATCACTGCTGATACTATTGAACAAGCTATCGAAAGAGCCGGTACTAAGAGTGGGAATAAAGGATTTGATGCTGCCATAACGGCTATAGAAATGGCTAATTTATATAAAAATTTATAAAGAGGATAGCTGGCCTTATTTAGTGAGTAACTAATGAAGAAAAAAAGAAGGTGGGCACGAGAATTAACTTTAAAGATGTTGTATGCTCTGGAGGTGGGTGATCAATCATTAAATAAGGGAACTTTCCAAGAGTATTTTTGGAACAAAGAGAAGAATATTCCTTGTTCGGTAAAAGATTATACTCAAGAGTTAGTTAAAGGGATAGAAAAAAACATCCAAGAAATAGATAAAGTTATTTCTAAACATAGTAAAAATTGGAGGATTGATAGACAAAGTATCATTAACCGTAATATCTTAAGAATAGGTATTTATGAATTAATCTTTTGTTTAGATATTCCATATGTGGTATGTATCGATGAAGCTATTGAGTTGGCAAAAGAATATAGCGATGAAGATTCCCCTTCTTTTATTAATGGAGTTTTAGATGTGGTAAGAAAGGATTACCATGGGTGTATTTTGGGAGAAACAAGTAGATTGCCTGGTTTGTAAGAATAAATTTTTAACTAAAAATGTAAAGGCAAGTACTATCAGAATAAAAAAAAGGGATACAGATTTTAGGGGAATTTATGAAAGTGTGAATCCTAACTGGTATTTAGTGTGGGTTTGCCCAAAATGTTATTATGCAGCTTTTAAAGAAGATTTTTCTACACTTAAAGAGAAGTATATCGAAGTTTTACAAAAGAGTACTGAAGAGAGAAGGCAAAAGGCCAAGGGATCTGATTTTAACAAGGAGAGAAATCATTATTTAGCCTTGATTGGTTATGAATTAGCGGCTTATTGTTATAACCTTACTGATAGCTCTAATGAAAAGATTGGAAGTTTATATTTAAAAGCAGCCTGGTTGTCGCGGGAAGTAAAAGTTTGGTCTTTAGAGAAAATTTTTCTTGCCAAGGCTTTACAATGTTATTATACAGCTTATGAAAGTGAACCAGATTTAAAGATGGATCACTCCTTGGTGGTATATTTGAT includes:
- the ribH gene encoding 6,7-dimethyl-8-ribityllumazine synthase, yielding MPKICEGSFDAKGLKFALIISRFNEFITKRLEEGALDALLRNSALDDNITIYRVPGSFEIPYLAFKLAKNEDFNAIICLGTIIRGSTPHFEYICNESAKGIAQAAISSGKPVIYGIITADTIEQAIERAGTKSGNKGFDAAITAIEMANLYKNL
- the nusB gene encoding transcription antitermination factor NusB → MKKKRRWARELTLKMLYALEVGDQSLNKGTFQEYFWNKEKNIPCSVKDYTQELVKGIEKNIQEIDKVISKHSKNWRIDRQSIINRNILRIGIYELIFCLDIPYVVCIDEAIELAKEYSDEDSPSFINGVLDVVRKDYHGCILGETSRLPGL
- a CDS encoding DUF2225 domain-containing protein — translated: MGVFWEKQVDCLVCKNKFLTKNVKASTIRIKKRDTDFRGIYESVNPNWYLVWVCPKCYYAAFKEDFSTLKEKYIEVLQKSTEERRQKAKGSDFNKERNHYLALIGYELAAYCYNLTDSSNEKIGSLYLKAAWLSREVKVWSLEKIFLAKALQCYYTAYESEPDLKMDHSLVVYLIGELNRRLGNYQEALRFLGRVYDDRKGRCNLEVKRLAHEQYFMVKEIIEKEENKKKGLD